Part of the Benincasa hispida cultivar B227 chromosome 12, ASM972705v1, whole genome shotgun sequence genome is shown below.
ATGTCCTAATGGATGTTTAATATTTCTCACAGTTATTGTACGTGGTCTTCCATCATCTGCTTCTTGGCAGGATTTGAAGGTGTTAGAATCTTTATTGTTCAATGAAAGATAaggattttcttttattggatCATGTTGATAGCTTTACTGGTATAATGCTTTCAGGATCATATGCGCAAGGCTGGTGATGTGTGTTTTGCTGAAGTTTCCCGTGACAGCGAAGGTTAATCACACGTCCTTCCCCCAGTAAAAAACTGctattgtttttttagtttgtGCAAAACGGTTTTACTGTATAGGAATGGTTTCTTAAGCAAATGTTgcttatttgttttgttttagaaGTTTAACTCTTGTGATTTGAGTTAGAATGTAGGATGTGCATCATCCATAATTCTTATTgcaagtatttaatttatgcATTAGTTCCTCGCCTGCCTTCAGAACATAATGTGATGGAGGGTGTTTGTAGTTGTATTTATCTCCAAAAGGTGGTTTACTTTCTATTTTGGGTCTATGACTCAAGCTTATAATTTGGCACATCTCTGTAGAGAAATGCAAGTCAAACCAACTTGATAATTCTTATCTTTTGGGCAACAAGGCATTTAGATAGCCGAACTTTTCTCTAAAGTTCCCATTGTTTCCACCAAAAGAGGAGGCTAACCATAAAAAGGGCCTCAAATCCAGAAAAATAAGCTCTAATGGGTAGTTACACCAAATTTTTTGCCACCAAAGCCCACCAAGAAACATGAAATGTAATAAAAGATCAAAGATTGGTTTAAGAATGCCTAAGCCCTTTAAAAGTTCTATTATTCCACTCCCCAAAGACTCCACAGAATAGCACTCTGGCTtgccaccaaaaaaaaaaaaaaaaaactttcttgTAGAAGGAGATGGAGAAGGAACTCCTTGATCATTCTCTGTAGTCCTTGTCTAACCTAGTCAAGATTGAACTGCTCAAAAAGTCGATTTGAAACTGCATGAGCTATACTACAACTCCAAAGAATATGATGAAGATCCTATATTGCACTTATAGAAAGAATGCAACACAATGGCTCATTCTAATTGGGTTCCTTGACACCCAATCTAAAGTGTTAACTCTTCCTTGCCTTGGATAACTTCTCAAACAAAAAACTTAACCATGTTGAGAATTTTCACCTTCTACATTGAGATAAAGTCAGAGACCAGAGGGAGGGAGGTTAACCAAATAGAGAAAAAATGATTTACACGAAAAATCATTGGATGAACTAGGAATCAAAATGTGAACACCCCTACTTTCTGGGGTACAACAGAGCTCCCCAAGCAAATAATAAAGATTGATAATATATTTGTTTCCCTATCGGACAAAAGACGGCAGAAAGCGGAAAAGAAGGGTAGGAGAAGTCATAGGATGAGACAGAAGGTAGCTACTGAGTGATTCCTCATCCCAGAAAAAAGTATCACTCCCGTCCCCCTTTAAAACAATGTTGGACAAAAAGAGAGAGGAAATGAAGCTTCTTAGCAATACCTTTCCAAGGATTTTATTTTGGATCTCATGGGAATTGAGGGTTCACAACTGGTTGGGTTTTAGGCCCAACTTTTTCTGGTCCGCACACTATATGATTTGCGGATCGAGTGAATCATGTGTTGATATGTCCAAATATCCTGGGGAGAAAACGTCTTAGAGTTACTTTATATTATTGATGTCTTGATCCCTCTAGTGGCATCTCAACTAAGTCTACCTTCTAAAGTCTAACTAAGGGGGCCACGTAAATCTCATTTCCTATGGCGGCTGCTCTCATTTGGAAGCTTAAAATTCCAGAAAAAGTGAGGGATTTCCTCTGGTCTCTTGCTTGCGTAAGCTTAAAATACTCATGATAAGCTCCAAAGGAGGAGTCTCTAGACCATTTGTTTATTCATTGTAATTTTGCGATCAGAGGTTGGTCCAACTTATTCAATATTTTTGGAGTGATTGAGTATATGGCCTAAGAAGGTTGATGATTGGCTGCTTGAAGGGATTATTAGTTATGATTTGGTTAGTAGAGGGAAAATCCTGTGGAGATGTGCTACTCACTACCTTCTCTGGTGTCTATGGACTTCTCTGGTGTCTATGGAAAGAAAGGAATAGTAGATTATTCAAAGATAAATACGCATCTTTTGatccttttattatatttaaaaaaaaccataacATATTCTCTTGCAACTTCCTATCATACTTATATTTTGTTGTATGATGGTATTTTGGTGTTAAAAATGTGTTATGTTGTGCCACTTTGATATTTGAAGAGGCAGTACTTTTTATTAGTCTATAATCCAGGGATGTATcatgaataaaatttatttttgtaatgttTCGCTTTAGCACGTGACATAGCACAGATGCAAATCATTTAAAATGTAACAACTAGGAGttgccttttttcttttctctttttaaatgTTCCATCATGCTCAGAAACTGAAATTACTTCAAATTGATTTGATAATTAGATAAATCataaatatttactatttgaAGTCATGATGTCCAGGGACGTTCGGAATTGTTGATTATACTAACTATGACGATATGAAATATGCTGTAAGTTTTTCTAAAAGATCATGTTTCGTCAGTTCTgcattatttcaatttgataacTAATGCATTTTTGTTATTTAGATGCGAAAACTTGATGATACTGAATTCAGAAATCCTTGGGCGAGAGCATACATTCGGGTACCTTAACCTTTATTCTCTTgccatttatttcaaattagcCTACTGTtgtgttatttttctctaacaGCTTACCCTCTTTCTGTGGGCACTTTAAGAAACTGGATTCGGTTTTTTGTGTCCTTTGTTTGTGGATGACATATCACATATGGTTGCAGGTGAAGAAGTATGATGGAAGTCCCACAAGGAGTCGGAGCCGGAGCCGGAGCCGGAGTCGTAGCCGTAGCCGTAGCCGAAGCCGGAGCCGGAGCCGTAGCCGTAGCCGTAGCCGTAGCCGGCCTGCTAGACGAAATAGGAGGTTCCAGCTTTTCTGTTCAACTGTTATCACTCTCATGGCTGCTTATTTTACGTTGTAATGTTTTCTTGTACCATGCAGCAAATCAGCAGAACGATCTGTTTCCAGATCGGTTTCAAGATCAAGATCTCCATCCCCTGTTAAATCTTCAAGGTACTTGTGGCCTGTGTGCGTTTTTCCCTAAGTTTGATTTGCTTGACAAACTTTTTTCTGCAAAATCTGCAGGCCACGGTCAAAATCAAGATCTGGATCACCACGTCAGGTATGCTACTTCCATTTTTGATGCTTCAAAAAACTGTAGAAACCATTTATGTTCATGGTAAATAAAGTTATCTGATTGCATGAGCTGCGCAAATTGGTAGTGGTAATAAAAAAGAACAACCTTTGGATGAAGATGTAGAAGAGCGTGTTTGTTTTATGGGGGGAGGGAATAGGTACGATAATTATCTTCTAGTCACTGTTTTGTTCTAGGTAGCATGAGTATCTCGTTGTCCATGGAATTGATAGAAGCTAAGAAGCACAGATACAATAAAACATTGATACGACACAGATATAATCAAacgtcatttatttaaaaatctagGACTGGACACAGCGTATGTAAGAAAGAAATTCAAAGTCAATGAGTTATGCATTTATATGCTCTTAaataatcggtttgatgtattttgcattcaaaatttattattttgtcatATATGTGTTTATTTAGTACATGCAACAAGTGTTTGATGGATGATTTAGCACATGATCTTATTTTGACTTTGTACAATTAGTGTCATATCTTTTGCACTAAATACTCTGAATTAAGTGAGAATAATCGAAATACTAGCACTGACAGAGCTGGAATCCCTTTTTCAGGCACGAGAAGGAAGTGAATGATGGAGAGCTATTTATATTAACGGTTGTTATAATATTCGGGATGCGACATTGCGTTGGAATTTGTTTTAGTTTAGGACCTATGCAGACTGGTTATATGAGTTGAGTTGGATGGAAAATGGCATGAGTTCTGTATGCATATTCTTTTAAATCCTTCCTAACATATCGACTTAAGATTATTTTGTTTGGAGACATTTTTTAGGTATCTGCATGCTAAGTTTACTTACATGCACAGTGGTTTCCCTTTGTTTGAAAGTTGAAAATGAGATTGTTATTAAATAGGGTTTAAGATTTTGGACCTTGTAACTAGAAATGTGAGTAACGATTAGTTTACCACCATCCAAATGAATGACCAACAACACAGTGAAGAGACTTACGATGGATGAACATAGAGATGGCTTTTTCCATTTCATTTCTCATCCTCACTAAATTTTCCATGTGATTGGGGTGGGAATTCTCCACCGAAAATTTGTGGACATTGGGttggaggattttttttttaattgttttttttaaaatttattctttatttaacaaaaatttaaattcattctcaacCAActacaattttcaaattttaccaTATTAAGTTGAGTCATTTCCTATGATTCAAAGAAACCACTGCTTGGCaagaaatcttaaaatttaaaacataaattatatatatatatatatgtgaatgtgaattaatataatttttggCCTTGCTTTCACTTAGCTAATGGGGAGGAAATTCTCTCCACTCCTATTTTTCATCTAATCAGAGATTCTGTCTATGGTCTCATGGGATAAATGGACATTTCAACACTATTTTTCATCTAGTTAGAGATTATTTGACCATGGTCTCGTGGGATAAATGGACATTTCAAGATGAACGATGTATTTTCAACATGAATACCCACATTAATTTGAACTTCCAGCTATTGAATCCACTTCTGGAGCCTAGATCTATGATGATCCTAGTTCAAATGAAACTCTAGCGGGCGATTACACCTTTCTTTTGGAATTTATAGGCAAGATTCAAGCAAAATTTCAATCCCAGGGACCCAAATACAATTAAATCAAGATCCCTGGGATTGAtagtgtaatttttcaatttttttaactgcttctattttcacttttataataaaaaattatgataATGAGGAAAATTACTCAAGGGGGCCATAGACTCAAAATGTGATTGGCATCTTGGATTGTTGGATGTATGAgaaagaaattattaaaatatctCAATTTTATGTATTGTGATTGCTAAGGATTGAAAGCATAGAAATTTTAGAATCCATATTTTACGGTTATTATGAAGCAGGCATACTGTGGTCTCACTTTATTGGATAAATTTCGATGAGATTGATTTTCGATTACTAAAAAGGTGGTTATAAATGCAacaatatatctataaataATTATGCGgatataaactatttttttgaaaaaaaaaatgacatttttaaaGTTCATTGTAGTTATGAAACTTGATCTGAATTGTTACATTGTAAATAAAGAATTGAGATTAGGAAGAGAGAttctaaaatatgtttaattaggTTTTATTTATTGAAGCAAAGATATTGAAGCATATGTTCATTTCTTTCTGAAAGATATTGACGCATACGTTTATGGGGCAATGACTATAggttattcaaattcaaaacgaAAGATTTGGTGTATGAAAGGATAAGATAGACTTATGATCAATATTTGTCAATTTTATTGTAGGGATGTTAAAGTTTTGGTGAATATGAACTTATGTTTCGATAATAATTAGGATGATTATTTTTTGATTGGTTTTCAAAGTAGccatttttcatcatttttaaagGGAACTGTTATTTTGTCATTTATTAGTATATTGATCAGATATTGTATAAAACGCCACATATTAAAACCTTAAGTCCTAAATATAAGACCCGGACATacttccaaaagaaaaaaaagaaacactCAACGGATACAAAAGCAATTGGTAAAAAAGATGAGTTACGAACAACAATGGTCAATTTCATAGTGGAGCACATGTTCAagcttgatatttaaatatgaaaccTATGTCATGTCTCAAGTAAAAAATACCAtccaatgttttttttcctcGAGCCATTTTTTggctcttttttcttttttctttctttctttcttttttttttttaaagagataCCAATGATCATTTTTTGTCCTTTTCAAAAGGAGGATTTTGGTAGAGTTGAtaatgttccaatttcttgttTTCTGTTTCTATTTATGAAACTGacctgtttgataaccattcatGTTTTTTGTtcctaaaatttgagaaatgtcCTTAGAAATGGGGCCAAAAAGGTAGTTTATCTTATTTCATTTCTATTTTATCtaaatttgtttaataattgtattaaaatGTAGACTTGTATAGTTGGTAAGTAAGTTTATCCAAAACAATTCTCAACTTTGTGGTAGTTGGGATCAAGTcgacttttttattttattttttctttctttttttatatatatatttaaatattttctaattatttctttcttttatttattattttattaatatctatatgttaatttaattttgaattttgaattttcaaatatttagatttatatattaatttcattttcaaatttcaaattttcaatagggttgttttcaaatataggaaaatgaataaaaataattacaaatataacaaatttaaatttgaattttcaaatatttagatttatatattagtttgattttcaatagttttgttttcaaatcTTGTCTATTGTTGTTTATCGCAAATAGaatgtgatattttactattatttataaatattttcagcagttttgtcatttaacataattttccttttcaatatgcgtatataaatatcttttgaattttgaattttaaattttggaatatgcgtttttatatatattttaattttattactatttttatttttcttacacACGAAACCAGttataattttacaataaataaattttgtttatttagatattcatttagatttattttagtatttttacaACCACAACATTTTCATAGTAATATAATTGAGTTGAATTTGAGtttacattatttaaaatttaaaccaaatGACTTAAGTGAGAAATAATATTGTAAATCAAATCTTAACAACATTTAAATAATAGAAACAATTGtactattgttattaattttacattagACTTATGTGTAtttgataatttaaatatttgataattattttttttaatattttaatgcatgctatatattttttattttatataattagattatattcaaactataaaatatgaaaaaaaaatataagaaaaaataaaagaaacaagaaacaagaaatagttatcaaacaagtttatgttcttgttttttttttccaagaaacaagaaatatgaatagttataaaatatattcctatttcttgttctaaaaaaaaggaaacatgAAATAAGAAACAAGGAACGAGAAACAAGGAACGAGAATGTAATCCAATTGGTCCAAAAAAAACTCATTTcccattttaatttctttatatattaatttgtgATTATATTGTTCTAAACCTAGAACTCCAAAGGTTAATCCAATCAAGttcattttaattttccattatattgttttaatttctttcatCAACGCGGGCGTCCTCGCGGGGTGGGCTTCCACCGGTCATCTTCTCCGGCATTCGCGACTGGTTTCGAAGGTGTGACTGGTTTCTTGGGTTCTTCTCGGGTGTTTGTTTGGGTTCTTCTGCCGTTTAAATTTCGTTCTTTGTATTTGCTTTCGACGGTGAGGTGTGACTGGTTTCAGTCGAGTCGTTTGTTGGCAGACAGTGTCGGGTTGGCAGACAGTGGGTTATCTGGGTTTTTGGCAGACGCCTTTCAATCGGTAACGGTGAGGGTTTGTTTGTCTACAGTAGTTGTTGGATGAGATTTGGCAGTCGATTTTAGATTTTAGGTTCAGGCATTGATAGTTTTGAGGTTTTAGTGGGTGACGATGGTGCGGAAGCGGTCACCTTTAAGATTGAAGGATAAGAATGAAGGTCGAGTTGCTCGTCAACCCTTTCGTTTGCTTAGACCGGAGATCGATTTGGGATTAGGTGCTCGTTCTTTGGAGGTGAAAGATTTTGGGTTGTCTGACATCATTTTGAGGAAGGTGAAGGGTCCAGTATGAGGAGTGTTGGGTTGAAGAAGCCTCTCTCATCTGACCTAGAATCGGAAGGAATTCGGGTTGTGAGGAATAAACCCAGCGGGTTGGGTATTGAGTCAGTTGTTTGGCAGGAAGGTTTGGGCTCGTGTGGAGTGGGGGCCCAGGAAGTGAAGGGCGTGTCTGGGAGCCTAGAGGGAGTTAGGGGCCTGGATGAAAACCGAGTTGTAAGAAGGGCTGGATTGGGCTTTGAGGGAGCTGGAGTGAGCGGGTCTGTTGGGAATGGGCTGAGGCTAAGTAAAGGGAG
Proteins encoded:
- the LOC120093014 gene encoding serine/arginine-rich splicing factor SR34A — its product is MSSRFSRTIYVGNLPSDIKEYEIEDLFYKYGRILDIELKIPPRPPCYCFVEFENVRDAEDAIRARDGYNFDGCRLRVELAHGGRGPSSSDRRSSYGGGGSGGGGGAGGGRFGVSKRSEYRVIVRGLPSSASWQDLKDHMRKAGDVCFAEVSRDSEGTFGIVDYTNYDDMKYAMRKLDDTEFRNPWARAYIRVKKYDGSPTRSRSRSRSRSRSRSRSRSRSRSRSRSRSRSRPARRNRSKSAERSVSRSVSRSRSPSPVKSSRPRSKSRSGSPRQAREGSE